In a single window of the Lineus longissimus chromosome 4, tnLinLong1.2, whole genome shotgun sequence genome:
- the LOC135487026 gene encoding mediator of RNA polymerase II transcription subunit 26-like: protein MQYSPEEIKDRLLRALDKDNNVVDMVAVLDIISYLEEHTITKEALEQTRLGRYVNELRKKTKNEDLAKRAKKLVRNWQKLITVPSEGPVNGERVATPRPAPSLVEGVKRQELRGNISPALSASRPTTPYSKSNTPPNNLVSQPGTPSSVNSSQSHTPLSSTYRLGYNHVRSKPASPALSAIKSNMVSKSTPPSSPALKPSNNDASRNCTPQTLDKTNAANKKRRRDDSVDLGNIKKVKSVPNSLNNESKVGNNSKDFTPDWILERESVLNGSKEPRNRLKVDVQLAKTSLQSATKPAFGSNVTNLPLRPSVGSTKSESESSFLTGEKTARTPKVKTTAQLIADLQAKSSSNISSVTMNKITTNQIQKEPDIEHVSIVPAGAKPRPRRKPGTTVVPPTASESALIQTKAEMVHKFLQTAVAPPRQGSVESESPSPVMGKHVSLRTTSPTFSDLQSQSDTYPPLDQTADSVSEQLPSDESKLDDSSIKKRPPKVIIDPYTLLPPIELDKIIWDDDEYEVPEKQEATEEAVTKMLNEECPGLNGCYDRVGSWRTWAQMYTAPTMDNETLHILPYVDIGD from the exons ATGCAGTATTCTCCGGAAGAAATCAAAGACAGACTTCTCAGGGCTTTGGATAAGGATAATAAT GTTGTTGACATGGTTGCCGTGTTGGATATCATCTCATATCTGGAAGAGCATACAATTACAAAGGAAGCACTTGAA CAAACTAGACTTGGTAGATACGTTAATGAACTTCGCAAGAAAACCAAAAATGAGGATCTGGCCAAACGAGCAAAGAAACTGGTACGGAACTGGCAGAAACTCATCACTGTGCCATCTGAAGGACCTGTTAATGGAGAACGGGTAGCAACACCACGACCTGCACCGTCACTTGTGGAGGGCGTGAAACGACAGGAACTAAGGGGCAATATCTCACCTGCCCTGTCTGCCAGTAGACCAACAACGCCATATTCCAAGTCCAATACACCGCCGAACAATCTTGTCAGTCAACCTGGTACACCATCAAGTGTGAATTCCAGTCAGTCTCACACCCCACTCTCATCTACGTATAGACTTGGTTATAATCATGTTCGTAGCAAACCCGCGAGTCCAGCTTTATCTGCCATCAAATCCAACATGGTATCTAAGTCCACACCACCATCCTCACCAGCTCTCAAACCTAGCAACAATGACGCAAGTCGCAACTGTACACCACAAACTTTAGATAAAACAAATGCCGCCAATAAGAAAAGAAGGCGTGATGATAGTGTGGATTTAGGTAATATTAAGAAAGTGAAAAGTGTGCCTAACAGTTTGAACAATGAGAGTAAAGTCGGCAATAATTCGAAAGATTTTACACCTGATTGGATCTTGGAGCGAGAAAGTGTGCTTAATGGTTCAAAAGAACCAAGGAATCGTCTTAAAGTTGATGTGCAACTTGCTAAGACTTCACTGCAAAGTGCCACAAAACCTGCATTTGGGAGCAATGTTACAAACTTGCCCTTACGACCCTCCGTTGGTAGTACAAAATCAGAATCGGAGAGTTCCTTTTTAACGGGGGAGAAAACTGCTCGGACACCTAAAGTAAAAACCACAGCTCAACTTATAGCTGACCTGCAGGCCAAGAGTAGTTCCAATATATCTAGTGTCACAATGAATaaaatcacaaccaatcagataCAGAAGGAACCAGACATTGAACACGTCTCTATCGTTCCTGCTGGAGCTAAGCCTCGTCCGCGGCGGAAACCGGGCACAACCGTTGTGCCACCTACTGCGTCCGAAAGTGCTCTGATCCAGACAAAAGCCGAAATGGTGCACAAGTTCCTGCAGACGGCGGTGGCGCCACCACGACAGGGTAGTGTAGAATCTGAGTCTCCAAGTCCTGTGATGGGGAAACATGTGTCTTTACGGACGACctctccaacattttcagatcTCCAGTCTCAGTCTGACACATACCCTCCCCTTGACCAGACTGCTGATAGTGTGAGTGAACAGTTACCTAGTGATGAAAGTAAGCTTGACGATTCCAGTATAAAAAAACGGCCCCCAAAGGTGATCATAGATCCGTATACGTTATTACCGCCAATTGAATTGGATAAAATCATCTGGGATGACGATGAGTATGAGGTGCCGGAAAAACAAGAAGCCACAGAAGAGGCTGTAACGAAAATGCTGAATGAGGAATGCCCTGGTCTCAATGGTTGTTATGACCGTGTAGGGTCCTGGCGAACTTGGGCACAGATGTACACTGCTCCAACCATGGACAACGAAACTCTTCATATTCTCCCTTATGTTGATATCGGCGACTGA
- the LOC135486162 gene encoding F-box/WD repeat-containing protein 9-like isoform X2 produces MNMEDDHEPSSPTCDDVLSSDRNQNAMQDCVGNELRSNICDQDEKDGDKSVTKDGGILSPTFHLSPKHQNRPNEISLKRCLSDQDADGKSILPVLLLPEIFLKICSYLPAKFVLGTLTRVCRQFHDLLSDDATWKIRTSKQGVKRYPVVPVENFNWKKACVMREEQLWLWSNPDQTMDHFMLSDGISAPVDAVHLMSGGSLLASGSRDKYLNLWDLDKIDVNEPSSKKDARIVSKMNAHNGWIWSITSHNHIMATASWDTYIKFWDLGAGVTEIRSVKCKSAVLATKYTKDVLVAGSYDKYISVIDPRVATIVSRIRHHRMPVLSIEADDNYIISGSEDKTVCIYDRRAEILLKTLHFEHFPMCMDYNMNQLFIGDKIGRLHLVDASDVKFDLIKTYDPGHVGKLTGVLYNYGSIMSCSTDRTVRIMEPCLNPGNIHTIKSHDAEVAKISWQNSVLATAGSDMLVGIWRPKSQHQHHLMFEEMEENDS; encoded by the exons ATGAACATGGAGGATGATCATGAACCGTCCTCACCTACCTGTGATGATGTACTCAGTAGTGACCGTAATCAAAATGCCATGCAGGACTGTGTTGGGAATGAActgaggtcaaatatctgtGATCAAGATGAAAAAGATGGAGACAAATCCGTAACAAAGGATGGTGGAATCCTTTCACCAACGTTTCATCTGAGTCCCAAACATCAAAACCGACCTAATGAAATTTCACTAAAGCGCTGCCTCAGTGATCAGGATGCTGATGGAAAGTCTATATTACCTGTACTCCTGCTTCCGGAAATATTCCTTAAAATATGCTCCTACCTGCCCGCCAAGTTTGTGCTTGGTACGCTGACCAGAGTATGTCGACAGTTCCATGATCTCTTGTCTGATGACGCCACTTGGAAAATCAGAACGTCAAAGCAGGGTGTGAAGAGGTATCCTGTTGTTCCAG TGGAAAATTTCAATTGGAAGAAGGCGTGTGTGATGCGAGAAGAACAATTGTGGCTCTGGTCAAATCCCGATCAAACGATGGACCACTTTATGCTGAGTGATGGGATATCTGCTCCAGTTGATGCTGTCCATTTGATGAGT GGTGGTAGCCTCTTGGCGAGTGGCTCCAGAGACAAATACCTCAACTTGTGGGACTTAGACAAAATTGATGTGAATGAGCCAAGCTCGAAAAAAGATGCCCGAATTGTATCTAAGATGAATGCTCACAAT GGTTGGATTTGGTCGATAACTTCCCATAACCACATCATGGCTACTGCTTCCTGGGATACTTATATCAAGTTCTGGGACCTTGGAGCAGGCGTTACTGAGATCAGATCTGTCAA GTGTAAGTCGGCAGTCTTGGCTACGAAATATACCAAAGATGTGCTCGTCGCCGGTAGCTATGATAAATACATCAGTGTGATCGACCCGCGGGTTGCGACCATAGTCTCGCGGATACGCCATCACAGGATGCCGGTACTCTCGATAGAAGCTGACGATAACTACATCATCAGTGGTAGTGAGGATAAAACGGTTTGCATTTATGATAGGAGGGCGGAAATACTGCTGAAAACTTTACAT TTTGAACACTTCCCAATGTGCATGGATTACAACATGAACCAGTTATTCATCGGTGATAAAATAGGACGTCTTCACCTTGTTGATGCTTCTGATGTCAAGTTTGACTTAATCAAG ACTTATGATCCTGGCCATGTTGGTAAACTGACAGGTGTGCTGTATAACTATGGATCAATCATGAGCTGCTCTACAGATAGGACAGTACGCATCATGGAACCATGCTTGAATCCAGGAAACATCCATACTATCAAATCACATGACGCTGAAGTAGCTAAG ATAAGTTGGCAGAACAGTGTGTTGGCGACGGCAGGCAGTGATATGTTGGTTGGTATCTGGAGACCCAAgtcacaacatcaacatcacTTGATGTTTGAAGAAATGGAAGAGAATGATTCCTGA
- the LOC135486162 gene encoding F-box/WD repeat-containing protein 9-like isoform X1 — translation MLKDKKDSTEPESGLLVDGQLCDSGFVPMNMEDDHEPSSPTCDDVLSSDRNQNAMQDCVGNELRSNICDQDEKDGDKSVTKDGGILSPTFHLSPKHQNRPNEISLKRCLSDQDADGKSILPVLLLPEIFLKICSYLPAKFVLGTLTRVCRQFHDLLSDDATWKIRTSKQGVKRYPVVPVENFNWKKACVMREEQLWLWSNPDQTMDHFMLSDGISAPVDAVHLMSGGSLLASGSRDKYLNLWDLDKIDVNEPSSKKDARIVSKMNAHNGWIWSITSHNHIMATASWDTYIKFWDLGAGVTEIRSVKCKSAVLATKYTKDVLVAGSYDKYISVIDPRVATIVSRIRHHRMPVLSIEADDNYIISGSEDKTVCIYDRRAEILLKTLHFEHFPMCMDYNMNQLFIGDKIGRLHLVDASDVKFDLIKTYDPGHVGKLTGVLYNYGSIMSCSTDRTVRIMEPCLNPGNIHTIKSHDAEVAKISWQNSVLATAGSDMLVGIWRPKSQHQHHLMFEEMEENDS, via the exons ATGTTAAA GGACAAGAAGGATTCTACTGAGCCAGAGAGTGGTCTGTTGGTTGACGGTCAGCTCTGTGACAGTGGATTTGTACCGATGAACATGGAGGATGATCATGAACCGTCCTCACCTACCTGTGATGATGTACTCAGTAGTGACCGTAATCAAAATGCCATGCAGGACTGTGTTGGGAATGAActgaggtcaaatatctgtGATCAAGATGAAAAAGATGGAGACAAATCCGTAACAAAGGATGGTGGAATCCTTTCACCAACGTTTCATCTGAGTCCCAAACATCAAAACCGACCTAATGAAATTTCACTAAAGCGCTGCCTCAGTGATCAGGATGCTGATGGAAAGTCTATATTACCTGTACTCCTGCTTCCGGAAATATTCCTTAAAATATGCTCCTACCTGCCCGCCAAGTTTGTGCTTGGTACGCTGACCAGAGTATGTCGACAGTTCCATGATCTCTTGTCTGATGACGCCACTTGGAAAATCAGAACGTCAAAGCAGGGTGTGAAGAGGTATCCTGTTGTTCCAG TGGAAAATTTCAATTGGAAGAAGGCGTGTGTGATGCGAGAAGAACAATTGTGGCTCTGGTCAAATCCCGATCAAACGATGGACCACTTTATGCTGAGTGATGGGATATCTGCTCCAGTTGATGCTGTCCATTTGATGAGT GGTGGTAGCCTCTTGGCGAGTGGCTCCAGAGACAAATACCTCAACTTGTGGGACTTAGACAAAATTGATGTGAATGAGCCAAGCTCGAAAAAAGATGCCCGAATTGTATCTAAGATGAATGCTCACAAT GGTTGGATTTGGTCGATAACTTCCCATAACCACATCATGGCTACTGCTTCCTGGGATACTTATATCAAGTTCTGGGACCTTGGAGCAGGCGTTACTGAGATCAGATCTGTCAA GTGTAAGTCGGCAGTCTTGGCTACGAAATATACCAAAGATGTGCTCGTCGCCGGTAGCTATGATAAATACATCAGTGTGATCGACCCGCGGGTTGCGACCATAGTCTCGCGGATACGCCATCACAGGATGCCGGTACTCTCGATAGAAGCTGACGATAACTACATCATCAGTGGTAGTGAGGATAAAACGGTTTGCATTTATGATAGGAGGGCGGAAATACTGCTGAAAACTTTACAT TTTGAACACTTCCCAATGTGCATGGATTACAACATGAACCAGTTATTCATCGGTGATAAAATAGGACGTCTTCACCTTGTTGATGCTTCTGATGTCAAGTTTGACTTAATCAAG ACTTATGATCCTGGCCATGTTGGTAAACTGACAGGTGTGCTGTATAACTATGGATCAATCATGAGCTGCTCTACAGATAGGACAGTACGCATCATGGAACCATGCTTGAATCCAGGAAACATCCATACTATCAAATCACATGACGCTGAAGTAGCTAAG ATAAGTTGGCAGAACAGTGTGTTGGCGACGGCAGGCAGTGATATGTTGGTTGGTATCTGGAGACCCAAgtcacaacatcaacatcacTTGATGTTTGAAGAAATGGAAGAGAATGATTCCTGA